The DNA sequence ATCAAGGTCACAAAAATTTGCAACTTGCCATgagttttacttttaatttaagtTTTTTACTCTTTATCACCCTTAGTATTTGAACCTTTAAAACCTGTTTCTTTATCTGACATTGAAATCAGGTACAATAGACAGCATCACTTTGATAACATGAATCTCCCCATAAATGAGCATTTCAGTTCCATCCCCTAATCCAAAATTTTATATCTATGGTACTCCTTGCAAAGCATCCTGGGCCATTTTCATGTTTGCACGACTGAACTAGAATGTGGACAAATAAACCGATTTGCAATGTTAAAAAAAACCAATAGCTTAAAGGTGATGgattgtaaacaaaaagataaaTTATCTCTAGTGGTGTGAATTTTATACTTGAATGATTCTATTTCCAAACATATTCATGTATGTAACTTCTTTTATGTTACAGATGTTGGCAATGAGGTTAACAAAAgctttgtatgtttttttttaaataaacatagcTGGTAactttttcttctctcttggTGAAAGAATTAGATCAAAGTGAGAGACAGAACTCAGGCAAACATCAGACCACTTAAAAGATTGTACATATTCTTTCGCGTTGTggtttttttctaatttttatttttcaaaattgtaaaactaataaatgAAAAAGGTAACCAAAAATCTGTCTCCTGTTTTAATAAAAGATTTTTCAAATGTTTAGCTAGTTTTTATAACCTTTTCTATGACCTCGAGTCTTTTGTGAGCTAACAGTGGAAATAAGAGCCAGCTTAtcatataagaaaaaaaaataaaaagccaaTCTATAACtatgtaaatgaaaatattttttatataatccAGAAAGAATCCTTGATTATTGTCCAGAAATCCAAGATTATAATGAACAATACTTAACATGTTTAAGTAAATTAGTCTCCAAAATTACTCCCTAAACAATTTCTAATTGAGCACTTTTTACCTCCAGCAATACTTTGCATTTTCAACAGTAAACAAAAAATCCTCATAAAAATATTGACAAAAGGCTGGTAGCATTATactgatactgtatattaatggACTCGTTTTTATCGAAAATCCTTCTCAAAACACTGGGATCTTCTAGCAATGTTTATTGAAGTAAAATGTAATGTATCTGAATCACTTAAATGAGCATCAACACCTGGAATGTTGTTCAAATAGATTTATTGATATAATTCAGTATTGCTGATGTTTTTGGTAAGTGCTTTAGTAAAGTGCAACACCATTCAtaagtgttttatataaagAAATACCACTTCCTATGAAACCTTATATGAAAAAACCACTCGTTAAAAAATGGCTCAATATAACTTCATGCCGATTTTGAAAACAAATTAAACATTACAAAGCCAAACAAAaaggttaaaaaataacattatatgAAACAAGCACCCATTAAAAATCGGTTCAAAGTAACAAACTAATTCATGCCTATTTTGAAAActgattaaacaaaacaaagataaacatacaagttaaaatataatgcaATCACAACATATAGTGCATAGACATAGATTTTTTTAGGATTCATTCATTATTGTATTTTTCAGATTAAAAATATACAGTAATTATATCAGCGACCGATCACGTATAGAAAATATGTGCTGCCCTCTAGTGTGCTGACTGTGTAATGCCGCAGTAGTAAGGTAGAGTGCAAGAATACCATCTAACGGGAATCTAGCCCCATCTCTGGTGCCCCCTGTGGAAATAGCAACTTCTTGAGAATGGAGGAGTAGTATGGGCCGAACACTTGCTGGTTGAAATGAACGATGCGCTGAAATGCCATGCCCAGCTCTGCCAGCTCATGTGCCACCAGCACTAGGGCAGGTGGCACTGGTGGGGCTCCCTGGGTGGTGGGCGCTGCCACCACGGCTTTCAGAAAACCTCGGACACGGGCACCTATAAATCATGCAAAACAGCCCCAAAAATAAGCCCCTCATTACTTTACCTGAAAAATTACCtgaaagattttatttttattagtttCATTCTACCTTCATCTAAGtagtttacagtttttctcctaTGTATACTTTAAtctataaaatacatttaacatcTGAAAATTACGAAACAACccatttttaaaatgctgtCACATGATCATGTGGGCGTGGTCTCAAGGGATGCTGACCTATGAGAATACGGACAGGGTCCTGGTCCTTGACCAGCCCAGCGATCTGTGCCTTCAGAATTCCCTCCCTCTCGAGCATCAGTGCTGTCCCTCCTTGGGCCATCAGGGCTTCGTTCACCAGCTTTTGCACCTGCTCCCCCACACCCAGCAATGCCCCCTGCAGATCGAATCCCCTGAGTTCACAACAGAAGACTGTTACTTATCCAGAACTAATCACGTCTCCTGACAGAATAAACACAGTTTTGAGACAGAGTTTGTGaaacaggctcatgggagttttacatgCACAAAAATGTCCTGAGGACAAAAGGAAAAATTATTAGTTCAGGGAGGCAACAAGTcaaattgtagaggaggtggtaccaagcaactaaaggaggcaggagcaagaTATCTGACtggctggtcccacctcctctacaatctggttACCTGCctgaaataataatttttctttctgccttcaGAACATTTTCGTGTTACAGTAAAATTCCTATGTGCGTCAACCAGTTCATTGTactgtaataaaataaatactgaaaataaaataaataataatttgtttaattgatattcatccatccatccatccattttccaaaccacttatcctactgggttgcggggggtcaggagcctatcccggaagcaatgggcacgaggcagagaacaacccaggatggggggccagcccatcgcagggcacactcacacagcattcactcacacatgcacacctacgggtaatttagcaagtccaattagcctcagcatgtctttggactgtagggggaaaccggagtacccggaggaaaccccacgacgacatggggagaacatgcaaactccgcacacatgtgacccaggcggagactcgaacccgggacccagaggtgtgaggcaacagtgctaaccactgcaccaccatgctgccccattgATACTCATTTAATGTATTTATTAGAAACTAATCCGAGATGTCTAACATTTAAACCAGTAAACTCCAGCCAGAGTCAAGGCCCAAAGTCAGGTGGCTTGCATGCTTCCCATTCAGAGCACTCTCAGCCTTACCACTGACCAAGGGCTACCGTTCATCCAGCAATCACCCCTCCCCTCTTACCTGTTGTGACAACCCTCCAGAAGGGCAGCAACAGCCTGCTTGAGTTTAACTACAAACCCTGGCCTTGAGAAGATACCCTCCTCACAATGAGTGCTGGTCACCAGCAGAACTGCAGCCTCGAGCACCAAGTGCTGCGTAGCCTGCCCCAGCGACTCCAGACGAGTCCGGTCCATCTGAACTGTCTGAAGGAGCAGGGCAGAACACACAGGACAGTTGGAAAGCTATCAGCCATTTGTTGTTACTTAAGCAGCACAGTCAATTCACAGTAATTCACATTTAAATTCGTTTTCACTGAAATGCTGCTGTCTATGCAAATGTAGCATGCACTGCACCTAGCAGTGCTCCCCCTGCAGGCATACCTCAGGATAGCAAGGGTTCTCAGAATCCCAGCTCAGGAGACGCATGTACGCACAGGTCAGTGTGGCACTCGGGCTCACCACAGATGTGCTAAGGGTGGAACCTCCCTTGGGTAGGACCATTGTGTGCCCTAAGCTACCAGAGGCAAGCTCctgtgctgccccctgcagccAGGAAGTGGTATTATCTAGGGAATCTGCAAGAACCACACACAAGGAATTCAAATTCATTCCAAAGGAACTGAgagtttaatatatatattaaagtgGACTCCCAGCTTGTTTTCCACGCTTAACTAGTCATATGTGTCTGTACATCACAAGTTTAAGTtaaacaataaaacatattaaaatatGGGCTATTCTCGCAAACAAGAAATTACTCTCATGACCAGTTCAGTGTTCAAAAGGACAAAGTGTCAACGTGAAATGGAGTCAAACCACAGAAAAGCTGAAATGCAGAAGAAAAAGGTCAAAATCCCCCAAACATGAACCGAAGGACTTATAGTTGGTTACAAAATGCATTTACAAGTTGTAATACCTGCCAAAGGGGGTGTTACTATGTACAATGTACTATGAACTACACTCCATGCAGGACACACAAACCTTTGCTTTGGACCCTTaacctgttgttattctgaaactgtaaaagactgaaaaaaaatcttaaaatatTCCAGAAATGTGTTGGGTTAAACTTTATGCCTTTTGAAAACCGgaggcctgtactacgaagtgggATTACTGCcttattggggtaacttgtcggatttaaggtaccacaatttaaataaacctCATATTTGTTCacatacattttgcccagactaccttaaatccgacaagtaacTGGTCATCTTATACTTGTTTAGCTATTCACAGTAATTTTAACTAGAGGTGCCCAGAATTTTGCatgtcacgtgtgtgtgtgaatgtgtgtgtatatattatattcagCTTTACAAAGCTGAAGGCTGGCTGAGAGTGTTTGGGGAGCTCTGTCCTGTCGTCAGGAACCCACCCTTACAACATCCCTGCCTTACCTGGTTGTCTATCAAGGATTGCTTGGAATTTTGCACGCTCGTACTGGATAGCCTGCTGGAGAAGGTGTGGCCTCAGGCTTTGCATGGTGAAGTTAACCATGTCCATCTTCATCAGGCCCAAAACACGGAAGATCTCTCTGGAGAAGACAGCTGGTGAGCTCATGCTGCATGGGAAAATCCTCTCCCACTGATGTGATTTCACACATAAAATGAttcatccacccccccccccttactaaCACCTAAAGGCATACAGTTAACTTCAACCAATTACGTATTCtacatacatgaaacaaggaaaaaaaatcaatggttTTAAAGTTCACTAGATTATTAATCTGCATTGGGTAAGAGGAAATGTTCATCACACAGGGTCTGCTGCACTTTTGGAAAGGAGATGATCTCCAAGCTGCCTACCTGAGCAGATCCACAGGGTCAGAGAGCGCCCGGAGCTGGCGGACCTCGGGGTCACGGACCGGGGCACACAGGGAGGCCATGGTGGTGACGATGTACTCGCCCAGGCGGTGCAGATCCAGGGCGCCATGTTTGGCCTGCTGTCGGATCAGCCCTATGTCCAGGGCTTCCTCCATCTGGGCCCGGAGACGCACGTGGCCTGGAAGCAACAGGGACTGCAGTATCTGACGAGGGATTGAAAGAGTCAGAACCAGCACCACAGAGCCAAACTGTGTACATCAGgaatggccaatcttatccacaaagggccggtgtgtatgcgggttttcgttgcaactccctaattagattactaattagaggactgattggttgaagagtcctcacacctgggtttgaacagctgacctacaggttacccaaaaaacctgcacacacacaccggccctttgcagataagattggccacccctggtgtACATCAACAGGCCCATATATGTATTGGAGTGACACCACTGCCCCCTAGTGACAGAGCTAAATACTCACATTCTTCACCTCCTCCAACAGTGAAATCGCGTGTGTATAGTCTGGAGGACTGCAACACAGCTGAGCCTGCAGGCTGTCCCAGAATGCCTGGTGAACGATCTCCTTCACCCTACCCTCCAGGCTATAAAGAAGacaatagaatagaatatcGGCATTATACACAtataatgtatgtatgtgtatgtgtctcTTATCTATATTTGAAATGCATTATGAactgatatatttttttacaccTCACACCTGTCTTTGGGGGGGTTGTTTTGCCTGAACCGGAAGTCTGCGTTGACGACAATTTCATGTGCCAGGGTGAGGTTAGCTACGCACTGCTCCACTTCCAGCATGTCCGACAGGGGTCGCTGTCTAGGTGGACTGCCTGGAGGCGGGTAAATGGACGCGTTCACTAAGGCATTCAACTACAGATACAACagcaacagcaataataataataataataataataataatgcgcaGGCCACGTACGAATTTGACGCAACATATATATTTTAACTGGACAAACTATTAATAAAATTCTATCGATTCTGTCACTTAGCTTCAGTCATGATCATCATTTACGTACCAGTCGGAGAGTCGGGGATCTGGAGACTGGGGAGATCGGATGGTTTATCACTGGCTTGCTCTTCAATATTGTCCCCGTTATGCATTTTCTAGTGTAAacgaaaaaaataacaaaacaatatTGAACACTACAATAGTAGTTTACAAATACGTGGGCAACACTTAACTTGAGGGGTACAAATAtgtagtaataactcagttactacttaagtacaaatcatgatcaaataaagtgttacctATTTGTGTAAGTGTGCAAAAACGAATTTACATAACACACTTGagagaaaaacatttattttaataaaagtaAACTAATAACGCGTCATCATTTACCTTACCTGTCAATATCTGAGAACTGTGCTCTTTTTTttgaagggaaaaactgttgagGTGCGGATGTCAACCAGAAGCTGACATCGAATATTTTCATGAATTACCGCTGCTGCAGGAAGTTGTGAGCTGTACGAACTATAAAGTGGATTGAACCAACAGCGCAAAGGGGTGTATATATTTTCAATATATCAACCGTTGCCTTTTAGGACTACTATATAGTGTTGtttataaataaacatttcaaaaaTGTAGTTATAAATAACGTACATGCATTTCTAAATATTGTATAATTCCTAATACAGCTTTTAAAAATTACTATTAGGCTATTGCTCTCCTTTTAAAACCGGAAAAATCGTGTATTCATCGATTGAACCAAAACAAAGAATGTAACTCCTCCCCCTTTTTTGCCATGTTGGGACGCGACGTAGTGTAAAAGCCTCGGGTTTGAAAAGGCAGTGTTTTAAACTGTTTACAATGCAAAAAGTTTGTGAAAAATACTGTATctgttgttgctgttgctgatattattgacaCCCGAACAGAAAGCACACGGCAACCAGAAGCTTCCATTTATACAAGAAAAGACTGGTAccttatttgtttttaaatgttgcgGGCATGTGTACTCCATGGCAACAGGACGGACACGTGATTGTGACGTAAAGCCTGTACCCAAAGATCCCCCCACCGAAAGAACTTACATTATTGCAATATTACAACAGCATATTGATGGCACCTTGATCAAATAAAATTGACCCAGTTTTTCCTTATATATTACAAGTATCTCGTTAGAACGAGAAAAAGCGATATAtttgctgcaggtttgaattatCTTAAGGTTAATTTTATTGTCAGTGTGTTGAGTGTAGGTATAGATCGAACCAGTGTGACGCAATTAACATTTAACCAGGTGCAAATTAAACAcatataaatacaataaattacaatgtataataataaacattaataaaagtGTAAAGTATGGTTCTGAACAAAATATACGAACGCTGTAAGGTACTTTTGAGTAATTGACAGCTGTGAGGAAGAAGCTGTTCCCCAACTTATAAGCCCTATATTCCACAGTATAATTGGATGAGTCTTTGTGTGGCTACTTGTCGAATATAGATGAATATTCTCAAGTAGGAATGGAAGCGAATGAAATTTACTACCGTAAAACTCGTAGTATTCACGCAGTGAACACTATGTGCGTTTGACCGCAGTCCCCAGCAATTAAAACGTGATGAAATTATTTAAACGAAtcaacataacataacatacaCATTATTATGTTACAACGAGAGTGTGGgcgattttgtattttattgtattaGAAACTAAATTACTACAGCCGCGAGAGTATATGACTTGTATTGCGGACCAGAATGGTTCACATTCCCATTAGACCGATTTCTCAAGAGAAGAGGATTGTAATTCCTCTCTAAGACCAGAAGAGGACGACTCAAGTCCAAGTTTATGCAGTTTCTATCCTTTCGATCATTAACATTAGCTTCTACAACTTAGAAACCACTTAGAGTCCACATTTAATGATGAAACGGTTGCGTTGCTTATTGCACGTTGTAGATAAAGAAATGAGAAGGATTGGTTTCCTTCGCATCATGGGCGATTATTGTGTATTAttgtgaaatatatatataaaaaactcaAATTATATCAATAACAGTAACATTGAAACTATATCCAGTGGTCAATTACTTCACTGAAAATCCGTGAAATACACTATTAGAAAAGGCATAATTTTGAAAAATCAGTATATGTGGTCAATATTAACACCATTTATTAGTGCAGAATACATTTACTTTGCATTGACATTCATTTAACAAATacctttgtccaaagtgacatgcaAGTGAGGATCAAAGGACAGACAGTGTCCCAGGGGCCGTTAttgttaaggaccttgctcaatgGTGGCACCATTTTGGTGGCtcaggggatttgaaccagtgaccttctgatcaaaggCATGGAGCCTTAACGCAGAGTCCTCATGGAGTGACAGGTCAAGGTCATTTGGCACACCATCGTGAATCACCAGCTCGATCTTTCACATGTTATCTGCTAAGGTTGCATTTGAAAGGCACGTGAGGTTGCTATTATTTAGAAAATGAAGCGGTCATTCACTCTTTGACTGAACCTGCCTTTCTGTATCACACATGATAGCTGCCGTAACCTGGAGCAAAGCAAGCCAACACCTTCGCCCACATGAAGCGGTTACTTCTTTAGGTGACTTGACTGTCTTTGCTCTGCTTCTCTGAACTTGCAGAGTGGATTTTCTCAACTTGCCCCAGGAACCTGAATCCACAATACTTTAGCTTGTTGCACTTTTACAAATCCTTCCTCTGTCATTTTAATACCGTCACTAATAATGTTGAGCTCTTCACATCTGACAGGCTTTTGAGTAAATAGCCCCTTTGGATCTTGAATCAAGAAGCACAGGATCCACTCACAACAAAGAGTGTTTGTTGCTTTAATCTGCTCCTCTTGTTTTGATACGCTGTGTAATCATACAGAATTATCGGGATAAAGCcacagaaaaacataaaatgatTTATGAAGGCTCAGAAGCAGATTTCCATCCCCGATTACTTTTGAAACAAGATGCTTTGGTTTTTTTGATTCACTCTCACGATGATAAAATAAAACTCACAATCTGAATAGATCCCAATGTAACCAAATCACAGAAGGTAAAGCTAGATTTGGAAGCCTGCAGGGTAGATACATAGATTGGGTGTTTCTGTTCTGACTTGACTGATGTCTTCTGTGGGAAAGGGACTCGCTGTCCACAAAAAAACcttcattttaatgtatttttgaaTTATTTATGAAGAACACTATGTCAAAGGCCACAATCACCATAgtaaaaatagtaaaatgttGCTAGAATTTAACATACTATTCTAGTAGCATTCTAAGTAATGATTATGACAGTCCCAACAAATTATTCAAAACTGCATAGTTTTGCTGTAACCGTTGTTTGTCAAAGCCAATATTTTCACTTTCAAGAATAATTTTCGATTTCTGCCCTGGCTCCCTTAGGTGGGAGTTTGTGTGTTCTCTCTATGTGCCTGCAGCTTTCCTTCTGCTTCTCTGGTTTACTCCCTGCAGTCAAAGAACATGTGGATTGCTGTCTCTAAAttgtcattgtgtgtgtgtgtgtgtgtttgtgtgtgtgtgtgtgtgagagagagagagagagggagggagggagagagagtgcaTGACTTCCAAACCTGCATAAACTCATACATGTATGCATATACCTGCTCCAGCAGTTTCTCGCTTATTTTTCCTGCTTATGTGACCAACGCTCAGCAACACTAGCAATGATCATTGAGCACTGAGATAATATGTCACCGTGGAAATTAAGATGCAGTAACACATGCGTTAGTTAAATTTACAACTGCCTATTTTACTGCATGGAAGACGCCATTCCTGAATTGCGTGGATGCCCCTTATACCCCTAAGCCCACAACAATTTCAGTTTAAATGGTGAGATGCAAGCCCCTATTCAGCTCCTTCCCATCCTCGTTCTGCAGTCTACCTTGCAGTGCCAATGTTTCATTAATGACATGACCTTGTCTGAACTACATATctaattttaaaatgtgacaaattcatGCATAAAATTCTTGGGTGTCATAACACAAATTCATCTTTAATCCCATATTGCTATATTATGTGTgcgcatgttttaataattccaGAATTGCATTACACAGGAGGGGATTAATGTGTCCTGGGGCCCTTGGCTGGCATCAGCATTGACACTCAGGTGTTGCTGATTTAACTAACCAATCCACTTTCCTCGAGACAGACGACAGCCATAGACTATGGCCTTGGAACGGCTATGAATTTATCTTGCTCTGCTTGTACAGTGTATTCTTTGCAGTGTTTGTATGTATTATTTCTTCAGTCTTGAGATAACCCTTAATGCTAAAATGTCGCTGGTGTTACCCACAATCCCTGTGTTGCCACCTTAAGTGTGCTAACAACAAA is a window from the Brienomyrus brachyistius isolate T26 chromosome 8, BBRACH_0.4, whole genome shotgun sequence genome containing:
- the LOC125748137 gene encoding T-complex protein 11 homolog isoform X2; its protein translation is MKLSSTQTSGSGKTTPPKTGVSLEGRVKEIVHQAFWDSLQAQLCCSPPDYTHAISLLEEVKNILQSLLLPGHVRLRAQMEEALDIGLIRQQAKHGALDLHRLGEYIVTTMASLCAPVRDPEVRQLRALSDPVDLLREIFRVLGLMKMDMVNFTMQSLRPHLLQQAIQYERAKFQAILDRQPDSLDNTTSWLQGAAQELASGSLGHTMVLPKGGSTLSTSVVSPSATLTCAYMRLLSWDSENPCYPETVQMDRTRLESLGQATQHLVLEAAVLLVTSTHCEEGIFSRPGFVVKLKQAVAALLEGCHNRGFDLQGALLGVGEQVQKLVNEALMAQGGTALMLEREGILKAQIAGLVKDQDPVRILIGARVRGFLKAVVAAPTTQGAPPVPPALVLVAHELAELGMAFQRIVHFNQQVFGPYYSSILKKLLFPQGAPEMGLDSR
- the LOC125748137 gene encoding T-complex protein 11-like protein 1 isoform X1; amino-acid sequence: MHNGDNIEEQASDKPSDLPSLQIPDSPTGSPPRQRPLSDMLEVEQCVANLTLAHEIVVNADFRFRQNNPPKDSLEGRVKEIVHQAFWDSLQAQLCCSPPDYTHAISLLEEVKNILQSLLLPGHVRLRAQMEEALDIGLIRQQAKHGALDLHRLGEYIVTTMASLCAPVRDPEVRQLRALSDPVDLLREIFRVLGLMKMDMVNFTMQSLRPHLLQQAIQYERAKFQAILDRQPDSLDNTTSWLQGAAQELASGSLGHTMVLPKGGSTLSTSVVSPSATLTCAYMRLLSWDSENPCYPETVQMDRTRLESLGQATQHLVLEAAVLLVTSTHCEEGIFSRPGFVVKLKQAVAALLEGCHNRGFDLQGALLGVGEQVQKLVNEALMAQGGTALMLEREGILKAQIAGLVKDQDPVRILIGARVRGFLKAVVAAPTTQGAPPVPPALVLVAHELAELGMAFQRIVHFNQQVFGPYYSSILKKLLFPQGAPEMGLDSR